The Deltaproteobacteria bacterium HGW-Deltaproteobacteria-18 genome includes the window CATTTGGTATCTCCATATCTCAAGGCCTCCTTCTGTAAAAGTGGTTGATATGGGGGATCCAAATAAAGAACGAACTTCATCTTTGGTCGTTTTTCCCTCGAAAATTTTTTGTGCGACAGACGCTTCGCTCTCTTTCCGCAGGCTTTTGTTTCCGCTACTCGCACACCCTGTCAGGAGCAGCAGTGAAAGCATTATCACCCCTGCCGTGTAAATTATTTTTCTCACTTTAAACCTCCTTTATTAATAATTTATTTTTATTAATCTCTCCAGATAATTATTTATGTTTTATAAATTTTATGTTTTCTTGTTAAATACAAATATATATAGTATTATAAATTCTTATTTATAATTAAATTTATATAATAATTATAAATAAAATAATGTTTAAATTTTTTAATGCATGCGGATTTGGAAGTATGTTGAGTTAATAATGCTGAGGGGGGCTACTTATGCCTGGCCGATGGCCTGCTCAAGGCCTGTCCTGGCTATGCGGGTATTCCGATTTTTTTGCGTTTCGAGACGCTACACTTGTTTTCGGATTGTTTTTTGGTCGGGATTATTGTGCCTGATTGCGGCGCAGCGAGTACGGTGATGACGGGCGATCGGCATGATCACGATTGCCCGTTGCCTTGTCGGCGCCACCGGTAATACAGGGTATGCATTCCGGGCCCGATGTCCGGACATGAGCGCGAAATCCGGAGGATCGCATGGACGTTGGCAGGAGCAGGCTGCGACAGGCGGTGGAAAAGGGCATTCTTGACGCCGGACAGGCGGAGCGGCTGTGGGAGTTTCTGGAGGCTTCGGCCATGGATACGCCTGGCTTCCGCTTCACACATATCCTCTATTATCTGGGCGGCCTCATGGCCATTGGCGCCATGAGCCTGTTCATGACCCTGGGATGGGAGTCGTTCGGGGGATGGGGGCTCTTTGGCATTGCCGTGGTCTACGCTTTGGCCGGGCTTTTGCTCACCGAAAATTTTCTGCACAAGCGCCGCTTGCCCATCCCGGCCGGGATCATCGCTGCCTTTGTCGTGGCCCTGACTCCGCTGGCGATCTATGGCTTCCAGGAAGCCATGGGCTGGTGGGCCGATGGACGGGTTTACCGCGACTACCATGTCTATATCGACTGGCGCTGGATTTTCATGGAGCTTGGCACCCTGGCCGCCGGGGCGATCATGCTCTGGCGCTACCGGTTGCCGTTTCTGGTCATGCCTGTGGCTGCGACGCTGTGGTACATGAGCATGGATCTGGCGCCCTTCATCTTCGGTCAGGCCGACGTCACCTGGGAGCTGCGCAAGCTCGTTTCGCTCTGGTCCGGCGTGGTCATCACCCTTGTCGCCCTGTGGATCGACATCCGCACCAGGGGTGAAAAAGACTTCGCCTTCTGGCTTTACATTTTCGGGGTCACTGCGTTCTGGGGCGGTCTTTCGCTGATGCGCTCCGACAGCGAGCTGAACAAGTTCCTCTATTTCTGCATCAACATGCTGCTTATCTTCTGCGGCGCAGCGTTGCGGCGCAGGGTTTTTGCCGTTTTCGGCGGCCTGGGCGCGGCGGGCTATCTGGGCTACCTGTCCTGGAACGTCTTCAAGGACAGCCTGCTCTTTCCTTTCGTACTGACCTTGATTGGGCTTGGCGTCATCTGGATGGGCATCATCTGGCAACGCAACGAGAAGGCCATTGCTCAGAAATTGCGCGGATTCCTGCCACTGCCGCTGCGGGATTTGGTGGACCGCCGAGGCTAGCGGGCCAGCGCGATTTTCGCTTCATCAAAACGTGAAAGAGCCGCAGGAAAATTCCCGCGGCTCTTTCACGTTGACCCCAGTGGTCATGGGTCTTCAAATCAGGCTCAAAGCAGCACGATCCGGTCCGGCTCGATGCTGATTTTTTTTTGTTTGTAGAGGCGGCCCAGGGCTTTCTTGAAATTGGACTTGCTGGCCCCGAAGGCGGCGGCGATGTGTTCGGCCGGGCTCTTGTCCGTCAGGTCGGTTGTCCCGCCGCAGGCGGCCAGGTGGGCCAGGATGCGGTCCCCCAGCATGTCCAGGCCGGACATGCCGGGCGGCAACAGGGACAGGTCGATCTTGCCGTCGGGACGGATGGCCTTGACGAAGCCTTTCATGCGCTGGCC containing:
- a CDS encoding DUF2157 domain-containing protein, which encodes MDVGRSRLRQAVEKGILDAGQAERLWEFLEASAMDTPGFRFTHILYYLGGLMAIGAMSLFMTLGWESFGGWGLFGIAVVYALAGLLLTENFLHKRRLPIPAGIIAAFVVALTPLAIYGFQEAMGWWADGRVYRDYHVYIDWRWIFMELGTLAAGAIMLWRYRLPFLVMPVAATLWYMSMDLAPFIFGQADVTWELRKLVSLWSGVVITLVALWIDIRTRGEKDFAFWLYIFGVTAFWGGLSLMRSDSELNKFLYFCINMLLIFCGAALRRRVFAVFGGLGAAGYLGYLSWNVFKDSLLFPFVLTLIGLGVIWMGIIWQRNEKAIAQKLRGFLPLPLRDLVDRRG